A part of Salvelinus alpinus chromosome 5, SLU_Salpinus.1, whole genome shotgun sequence genomic DNA contains:
- the LOC139576959 gene encoding protein SET-like, with protein sequence MSAPAAKVSKKELNSNHDGADETSEKEQQEAIEHIDEVQNEIDRLNEQASEEILKVEQKYNKLRQPFFQKRSELIAKIPNFWVTTFVNHPQVSALLGEEDEEALHYLTRVEVTEFEDIKSGYRIDFYYDENPYFENKVLSKEFHLNESGDPSSKSTEIKWKSGKDLTKRSSQTQNKAGKKRQHEEPESFFTWFTDHSDAGADELGEVIKDDIWPNPLQYYLVPDMDDEEGEGEDDDDDEEGLEDIDEEGDEDDGEEDEEEDDGDDGEDDGEDD encoded by the exons ATGTCGGCACCGGCGGCAAAAGTGAGTAAAAAGGAGCTGAACTCAAACCATGACGGAGCGGACGAGACCTCCG AAAAAGAGCAACAGGAAGCTATTGAACACATCGACGAAGTTCAAAACGAAATTGACAG ACTGAACGAGCAAGCGAGTGAGGAGATATTGAAAGTAGAACAGAAATACAATAAACTCCGTCAGCCGTTCTTTCAGAAGAGATCAGAATTGATTGCTAAAATCCCCAACTTCTGGGTCACCACATTCGTCAACCATCCACAAG TTTCTGCTCTTCTtggggaggaagatgaggaggcaCTTCACTATCTGACCAGGGTGGAGGTTACAGAGTTTGAAGATATCAAATCAGGCTACAGAATAGATTTT TATTACGACGAAAATCCATACTTTGAAAACAAAGTCCTTTCCAAAGAGTTCCATCTGAACGAGAGTGGAGACCCATCCTCAAAGTCAACAGAAATCAAATGGAAATCAGGAAAG GACCTGACAAAGCGCTCCAGCCAGACACAGAACAAAGCCGGCAAGAAGAGGCAACATGAAGAGCCAGAGAGCTTCTTCACCTGGTTCACTGATCACTCAGATGCTGGGGCAGATGAGCTGGGAGAGGTTATCAAGGATGACATCTGGCCAAACCCCCTGCAGTACTACCTG GTTCCTGACATGGATGATGAGGAGGGTGAAGGtgaagatgatgatgacgatgaggaAGGTCTTGAGGATATTGATGAGGAGGGTGATGAAGATGATGgggaggaagatgaagaggaggatgacgGTGATGACGGGGAG GATGATGGAGAAGATGACTAA
- the LOC139576958 gene encoding serine/threonine-protein kinase N2-like isoform X1, translating into MLSTAQQMLQDSRSKIELIRMQIIKVTQTGVGDGSSNHDSTNHGEGSTPVGVNPLDIHVAELKHYVQRETEVVKVARDVVKQLEELPSQDQLALAEARSRVQDSSQKLDLLRLSLDHRLGESSQEALREPVTKKGLPTVSPPQEGQQQNCLLCSFPSSTSSSFLKAASLTGTLEVMLLGCEDLLKSLPGRGQITSGSSSPESPPDFHVNSQPDHTENLSLEISAVLKLDNRVVGRTYWRPLSKQAWRQNFSIPLERSRELEIGIFWQDWRVMCAVKYLRLEEFLDNQQHTLCLCLEPQGTLFTEITFVNPVIERQPKLRRQRCIFTKEKGKNFLRAAQMNMNFATWGHLMMSVLPQCSFTTLSPSTSSDVVVNPPPSTNKATRSTPLLPGEVPVISLNISEECLAFKTFSVDQGRNIPNTVSTAQKTPPMPTLTEKESSIENYTERTRMQMEDFKCISVLGRGHFGKVLLAEFKKTGKLYAIKALKKRDIVTRDEVDSLMCERRIFEMINASRHPFLVNLHGCFQTSEHVCFVMEYSPGGDLMIHIHNNVFSELQTRFYSACVLLGLEFLHLNKIVYRDLKLDNLLMDADGFVKITDFGLCKEGMGHGDRTSTFCGTPEFLAPEVLTDDNYTRAVDWWGMGVLIFEMLVGESPFPGEDEEEVFDSIVNDDVQYPGCLSPDSISIIQKLLKRNPEKRLGAGEGDANEVKGEKFFTTIDWDALLAKKVKPPFLPKIKESVDVSNFDSEFTSLQPILSPPPVSCSLSPEQQEAFADFDFSALHG; encoded by the exons ATGCTGTCTACAGCTCAGCAGATGCTGCAGGACAGCCGTTCCAAGATCGAGCTGATCCGAATGCAGATTATCAAAGTCACCCAGACTGGTGTTGGGGATGGGAGCAGCAACCATGACAGCACCAATCATGGAG AAGGAAGTACCCCAGTGGGTGTAAATCCCCTGGACATCCATGTGGCTGAGTTAAAACACTatgtccagagagagacagaggtggtgAAGGTGGCCAGGGATGTGGTGAAGCAGCTTGAGGAGCTGCCATCCCAGGACCAATTAGCCCTGGCTGAG GCCCGGTCCCGTGTGCAAGACTCTTCTCAGAAGCTAGATCTTCTGCGACTTTCTCTGGATCACCGCCTGGGTGAGTCATCTCAGGAGGCTCTCCGGGAGCCTGTCACCAAAAAGGGGCTCCCTACAGTATCCCCACCCCAGGAGGGACAACAGCAAAATTGCCTACTttgctccttcccctcctccacctcctcatccTTTCTCAAGGCGGCCTCCCTAACAG GCACACTTGAGGTCATGCTTCTGGGATGTGAGGACTTGCTGAAATCACTGCCAGGACGAGGCCAAATAACCAGTGGATCGTCTTCTCCGGAGAGCCCACCAGATTTCCATGTCAACAGCCAACCTGATCACACAGAAAACCTCTCCT TGGAGATAAGTGCAGTGTTGAAACTGGATAACAGAGTGGTGGGTCGCACCTACTGGAGACCTTTGAGCAAGCAGGCCTGGAGACAAAACTTCAGCATCCCACTGGAGCGG TCTCGGGAGCTGGAGATTGGGATCTTCTGGCAAGACTGGAGGGTGATGTGTGCAGTCAAGTACCTGCGCCTGGAAGAGTTCCTGGACAACCAACAACATACCCTGTGTTTGTGCCTGGAGCCCCAGGGAACACTCTTCACTGAG ATTACGTTTGTCAACCCTGTGATTGAGCGCCAACCCAAACTAAGGCGTCAGAGGTGCATTTTCACAAAAGAGAAAG GGAAGAACTTCCTTCGTGCTGCCCAGATGAACATGAACTTTGCCACATGGGGTCATCTGATGATGAGTGTCCTGCCTCAATGTTCCTTTACCACTTTAAGTCCGTCTACTTCCTCAGATGTTGTGGTCAACCCCCCACCTTCTACCAATAAGGCCACTCGGTCAACCCCCTTACTGCCAGG GGAAGTGCCGGTGATTAGTCTTAACATAAGTGAGGAGTGTTTAGCATTTAAAACGTTTAGCGTTGACCAAGGAAGAAACATCCCCAACACGGTGTCAACAGCACAGAAAACACCACCTATGCCTACTCTGACAGAAAAAGAG TCCTCCATTGAAAACTACACAGAGAGAACAAGGATGCAGATGGAAGATTTCAAATGTATCTCTGTCCTGGGAAGAGGACACTTTGGAAAG GTACTTCTAGCTGAGTTTAAGAAGACAGGAAAACTCTATGCCATTAAAGCCTTGAAGAAGAGGGATATTGTAACCCGTGATGAAGTGGACAG TCTTATGTGTGAGAGGAGGATCTTCGAGATGATCAATGCATCAAGGCACCCTTTCCTGGTCAACCTGCACGGCTGTTTCCAGACCAGTGAGCATGTTTGTTTTGTCATGGAGTACTCACCAGGAGGAGACCTCATGATTCACATTCATAATAACGTCTTCTCTGAGTTGCAGACCAG GTTCTACTCAGCCTGTGTTTTGCTGGGTCTAGAGTTCCTGCATCTGAATAAGATAGTTTATCG AGATTTGAAGTTAGACAACTTGCTGATGGATGCAGACGGATTTGTTAAAATCACAGACTTTGGACTTTGTAAAGAAG GGATGGGGCATGGCGACAGGACATCAACATTCTGTGGAACCCCAGAGTTCCTGGCGCCTGAGGTGCTTACTGATGATAACTACACACGAGCTGTGGACTGGTGGGGCATGGGCGTCCTTATCTTTGAGATGCTTGTTGGAGAA TCTCCATTCCCAggagaagatgaagaggaggtgTTTGACAGCATAGTTAATGATGATGTTCAGTATCCTGGATGCCTCTCTCCAGACTCCATCTCCATCATTCAAAAG CTTCTTAAGAGGAATCCAGAGAAAAGGCTGGGAGCCGGAGAAGGGGACGCAAATGAAGTCAAGGGAGAGAAATTCTTCACG ACTATAGACTGGGATGCACTGCTAGCTAAAAAAGTGAAACCTCCGTTCCTGCCAAAAATTAAGGAGTCTGTGGATGTCAGTAACTTTGACAGCGAGTTCACGAGTCTCCAGCCGATCCTGTCACCTCCTCCCGTGTCCTGCAGCCTCTCCCCTGAGCAGCAGGAGGCCTTCGCAGATTTTGACTTCTCAGCCCTGCATGGATGA
- the LOC139576958 gene encoding serine/threonine-protein kinase N2-like isoform X2 — translation MLSTAQQMLQDSRSKIELIRMQIIKVTQTGVGDGSSNHDSTNHGGSTPVGVNPLDIHVAELKHYVQRETEVVKVARDVVKQLEELPSQDQLALAEARSRVQDSSQKLDLLRLSLDHRLGESSQEALREPVTKKGLPTVSPPQEGQQQNCLLCSFPSSTSSSFLKAASLTGTLEVMLLGCEDLLKSLPGRGQITSGSSSPESPPDFHVNSQPDHTENLSLEISAVLKLDNRVVGRTYWRPLSKQAWRQNFSIPLERSRELEIGIFWQDWRVMCAVKYLRLEEFLDNQQHTLCLCLEPQGTLFTEITFVNPVIERQPKLRRQRCIFTKEKGKNFLRAAQMNMNFATWGHLMMSVLPQCSFTTLSPSTSSDVVVNPPPSTNKATRSTPLLPGEVPVISLNISEECLAFKTFSVDQGRNIPNTVSTAQKTPPMPTLTEKESSIENYTERTRMQMEDFKCISVLGRGHFGKVLLAEFKKTGKLYAIKALKKRDIVTRDEVDSLMCERRIFEMINASRHPFLVNLHGCFQTSEHVCFVMEYSPGGDLMIHIHNNVFSELQTRFYSACVLLGLEFLHLNKIVYRDLKLDNLLMDADGFVKITDFGLCKEGMGHGDRTSTFCGTPEFLAPEVLTDDNYTRAVDWWGMGVLIFEMLVGESPFPGEDEEEVFDSIVNDDVQYPGCLSPDSISIIQKLLKRNPEKRLGAGEGDANEVKGEKFFTTIDWDALLAKKVKPPFLPKIKESVDVSNFDSEFTSLQPILSPPPVSCSLSPEQQEAFADFDFSALHG, via the exons ATGCTGTCTACAGCTCAGCAGATGCTGCAGGACAGCCGTTCCAAGATCGAGCTGATCCGAATGCAGATTATCAAAGTCACCCAGACTGGTGTTGGGGATGGGAGCAGCAACCATGACAGCACCAATCATGGAG GAAGTACCCCAGTGGGTGTAAATCCCCTGGACATCCATGTGGCTGAGTTAAAACACTatgtccagagagagacagaggtggtgAAGGTGGCCAGGGATGTGGTGAAGCAGCTTGAGGAGCTGCCATCCCAGGACCAATTAGCCCTGGCTGAG GCCCGGTCCCGTGTGCAAGACTCTTCTCAGAAGCTAGATCTTCTGCGACTTTCTCTGGATCACCGCCTGGGTGAGTCATCTCAGGAGGCTCTCCGGGAGCCTGTCACCAAAAAGGGGCTCCCTACAGTATCCCCACCCCAGGAGGGACAACAGCAAAATTGCCTACTttgctccttcccctcctccacctcctcatccTTTCTCAAGGCGGCCTCCCTAACAG GCACACTTGAGGTCATGCTTCTGGGATGTGAGGACTTGCTGAAATCACTGCCAGGACGAGGCCAAATAACCAGTGGATCGTCTTCTCCGGAGAGCCCACCAGATTTCCATGTCAACAGCCAACCTGATCACACAGAAAACCTCTCCT TGGAGATAAGTGCAGTGTTGAAACTGGATAACAGAGTGGTGGGTCGCACCTACTGGAGACCTTTGAGCAAGCAGGCCTGGAGACAAAACTTCAGCATCCCACTGGAGCGG TCTCGGGAGCTGGAGATTGGGATCTTCTGGCAAGACTGGAGGGTGATGTGTGCAGTCAAGTACCTGCGCCTGGAAGAGTTCCTGGACAACCAACAACATACCCTGTGTTTGTGCCTGGAGCCCCAGGGAACACTCTTCACTGAG ATTACGTTTGTCAACCCTGTGATTGAGCGCCAACCCAAACTAAGGCGTCAGAGGTGCATTTTCACAAAAGAGAAAG GGAAGAACTTCCTTCGTGCTGCCCAGATGAACATGAACTTTGCCACATGGGGTCATCTGATGATGAGTGTCCTGCCTCAATGTTCCTTTACCACTTTAAGTCCGTCTACTTCCTCAGATGTTGTGGTCAACCCCCCACCTTCTACCAATAAGGCCACTCGGTCAACCCCCTTACTGCCAGG GGAAGTGCCGGTGATTAGTCTTAACATAAGTGAGGAGTGTTTAGCATTTAAAACGTTTAGCGTTGACCAAGGAAGAAACATCCCCAACACGGTGTCAACAGCACAGAAAACACCACCTATGCCTACTCTGACAGAAAAAGAG TCCTCCATTGAAAACTACACAGAGAGAACAAGGATGCAGATGGAAGATTTCAAATGTATCTCTGTCCTGGGAAGAGGACACTTTGGAAAG GTACTTCTAGCTGAGTTTAAGAAGACAGGAAAACTCTATGCCATTAAAGCCTTGAAGAAGAGGGATATTGTAACCCGTGATGAAGTGGACAG TCTTATGTGTGAGAGGAGGATCTTCGAGATGATCAATGCATCAAGGCACCCTTTCCTGGTCAACCTGCACGGCTGTTTCCAGACCAGTGAGCATGTTTGTTTTGTCATGGAGTACTCACCAGGAGGAGACCTCATGATTCACATTCATAATAACGTCTTCTCTGAGTTGCAGACCAG GTTCTACTCAGCCTGTGTTTTGCTGGGTCTAGAGTTCCTGCATCTGAATAAGATAGTTTATCG AGATTTGAAGTTAGACAACTTGCTGATGGATGCAGACGGATTTGTTAAAATCACAGACTTTGGACTTTGTAAAGAAG GGATGGGGCATGGCGACAGGACATCAACATTCTGTGGAACCCCAGAGTTCCTGGCGCCTGAGGTGCTTACTGATGATAACTACACACGAGCTGTGGACTGGTGGGGCATGGGCGTCCTTATCTTTGAGATGCTTGTTGGAGAA TCTCCATTCCCAggagaagatgaagaggaggtgTTTGACAGCATAGTTAATGATGATGTTCAGTATCCTGGATGCCTCTCTCCAGACTCCATCTCCATCATTCAAAAG CTTCTTAAGAGGAATCCAGAGAAAAGGCTGGGAGCCGGAGAAGGGGACGCAAATGAAGTCAAGGGAGAGAAATTCTTCACG ACTATAGACTGGGATGCACTGCTAGCTAAAAAAGTGAAACCTCCGTTCCTGCCAAAAATTAAGGAGTCTGTGGATGTCAGTAACTTTGACAGCGAGTTCACGAGTCTCCAGCCGATCCTGTCACCTCCTCCCGTGTCCTGCAGCCTCTCCCCTGAGCAGCAGGAGGCCTTCGCAGATTTTGACTTCTCAGCCCTGCATGGATGA
- the LOC139576960 gene encoding palmitoyltransferase ZDHHC12-B-like isoform X4, with protein MFKNVFRSDFLIRTAHVILTWVITLILFLHDTDLRRQRENGELMQPVVFSLLVLLSVMLYFTVSLMDPGFVLSDSVKGSGEELEEMIPQNPIPRLRRCGYCLLQQPMRAKHCQACKHCVRRFDHHCPWIENCVGERNHRCFIIYLAVQLLALLWAFQIAWSGFHSSGTWKLWLIVNGFLLAALCVVGVLSLVVVLLLGCHLYLISINSTTWEFMSRHRISYLKSYSDEENPFDRGILCNLWDFFCMCRTVVWEQVYYRGSHNHV; from the exons ATGTTTAAAAACGTGTTTCGATCTGATTTTCTAATTAGGACCGCACATGTCATCCTAACATGGGTTATTACACTGATACTATTCTTGCATGACACCG ATCTCCGAAGACAAAGGGAGAATGGAGAGTTGATGCAGCCTGTAGTGTTTTCCTTGCTAGTCCTGCTGTCAGTGATGCTGTATTTCACTGTCTCTCTGATGGACCCGGGCTTTGTTCTTTCTGACAGTGTCAAG GGCTCAGGTGAAGAATTGGAGGAGATGATCCCTCAAAACCCCATACCTCGCCTGCGCCGGTGTGGCTACTGTCTGCTACAG CAGCCCATGAGAGCTAAGCACTGCCAGGCCTGCAAACATTGTGTGCGGCGGTTTGACCATCACTGTCCGTGGATAGAGAATTGTGTGGGTGAGAGAAACCACCGCTGTTTCATCATCTATCTGGCTGTTCAGCTGCTTGCTCTACTCTGGGCATTCCAGATTGCTTG GTCAGGTTTCCATTCTTCTGGCACTTGGAAACTGTGGCTCATTGTGAATGGGTTTCTGCTTGCAGCGCTGTGTGTTGTAGGTGTGTTGTCCTTGGTGGTGGTCCTGCTCCTGGGCTGCCACCTCTATCTGATCTCCATCAACTCCACCACCTGGGAGTTCATGTCCCGCCACCGGATCTCCTACCTGAAGAGCTACAGTGACGAGGAGAACCCCTTTGATCGTGGCATTCTCTGTAATCTTTGGGACTTCTTCTGCATGTGCCGAACTGTGGTGTGGGAGCAGGTGTACTACAGAGGGAGCCACAATCACGTCTGA
- the LOC139576960 gene encoding palmitoyltransferase ZDHHC12-B-like isoform X3: MFKNVFRSDFLIRTAHVILTWVITLILFLHDTDLRRQRENGELMQPVVFSLLVLLSVMLYFTVSLMDPGFVLSDSVKGSGEELEEMIPQNPIPRLRRCGYCLLQQQPMRAKHCQACKHCVRRFDHHCPWIENCVGERNHRCFIIYLAVQLLALLWAFQIAWSGFHSSGTWKLWLIVNGFLLAALCVVGVLSLVVVLLLGCHLYLISINSTTWEFMSRHRISYLKSYSDEENPFDRGILCNLWDFFCMCRTVVWEQVYYRGSHNHV, translated from the exons ATGTTTAAAAACGTGTTTCGATCTGATTTTCTAATTAGGACCGCACATGTCATCCTAACATGGGTTATTACACTGATACTATTCTTGCATGACACCG ATCTCCGAAGACAAAGGGAGAATGGAGAGTTGATGCAGCCTGTAGTGTTTTCCTTGCTAGTCCTGCTGTCAGTGATGCTGTATTTCACTGTCTCTCTGATGGACCCGGGCTTTGTTCTTTCTGACAGTGTCAAG GGCTCAGGTGAAGAATTGGAGGAGATGATCCCTCAAAACCCCATACCTCGCCTGCGCCGGTGTGGCTACTGTCTGCTACAG CAGCAGCCCATGAGAGCTAAGCACTGCCAGGCCTGCAAACATTGTGTGCGGCGGTTTGACCATCACTGTCCGTGGATAGAGAATTGTGTGGGTGAGAGAAACCACCGCTGTTTCATCATCTATCTGGCTGTTCAGCTGCTTGCTCTACTCTGGGCATTCCAGATTGCTTG GTCAGGTTTCCATTCTTCTGGCACTTGGAAACTGTGGCTCATTGTGAATGGGTTTCTGCTTGCAGCGCTGTGTGTTGTAGGTGTGTTGTCCTTGGTGGTGGTCCTGCTCCTGGGCTGCCACCTCTATCTGATCTCCATCAACTCCACCACCTGGGAGTTCATGTCCCGCCACCGGATCTCCTACCTGAAGAGCTACAGTGACGAGGAGAACCCCTTTGATCGTGGCATTCTCTGTAATCTTTGGGACTTCTTCTGCATGTGCCGAACTGTGGTGTGGGAGCAGGTGTACTACAGAGGGAGCCACAATCACGTCTGA
- the LOC139576960 gene encoding palmitoyltransferase ZDHHC12-B-like isoform X1, with translation MFKNVFRSDFLIRTAHVILTWVITLILFLHDTDLRRQRENGELMQPVVFSLLVLLSVMLYFTVSLMDPGFVLSDSVKYAQGSGEELEEMIPQNPIPRLRRCGYCLLQQQPMRAKHCQACKHCVRRFDHHCPWIENCVGERNHRCFIIYLAVQLLALLWAFQIAWSGFHSSGTWKLWLIVNGFLLAALCVVGVLSLVVVLLLGCHLYLISINSTTWEFMSRHRISYLKSYSDEENPFDRGILCNLWDFFCMCRTVVWEQVYYRGSHNHV, from the exons ATGTTTAAAAACGTGTTTCGATCTGATTTTCTAATTAGGACCGCACATGTCATCCTAACATGGGTTATTACACTGATACTATTCTTGCATGACACCG ATCTCCGAAGACAAAGGGAGAATGGAGAGTTGATGCAGCCTGTAGTGTTTTCCTTGCTAGTCCTGCTGTCAGTGATGCTGTATTTCACTGTCTCTCTGATGGACCCGGGCTTTGTTCTTTCTGACAGTGTCAAG TATGCCCAGGGCTCAGGTGAAGAATTGGAGGAGATGATCCCTCAAAACCCCATACCTCGCCTGCGCCGGTGTGGCTACTGTCTGCTACAG CAGCAGCCCATGAGAGCTAAGCACTGCCAGGCCTGCAAACATTGTGTGCGGCGGTTTGACCATCACTGTCCGTGGATAGAGAATTGTGTGGGTGAGAGAAACCACCGCTGTTTCATCATCTATCTGGCTGTTCAGCTGCTTGCTCTACTCTGGGCATTCCAGATTGCTTG GTCAGGTTTCCATTCTTCTGGCACTTGGAAACTGTGGCTCATTGTGAATGGGTTTCTGCTTGCAGCGCTGTGTGTTGTAGGTGTGTTGTCCTTGGTGGTGGTCCTGCTCCTGGGCTGCCACCTCTATCTGATCTCCATCAACTCCACCACCTGGGAGTTCATGTCCCGCCACCGGATCTCCTACCTGAAGAGCTACAGTGACGAGGAGAACCCCTTTGATCGTGGCATTCTCTGTAATCTTTGGGACTTCTTCTGCATGTGCCGAACTGTGGTGTGGGAGCAGGTGTACTACAGAGGGAGCCACAATCACGTCTGA
- the LOC139576960 gene encoding palmitoyltransferase ZDHHC12-B-like isoform X2 gives MFKNVFRSDFLIRTAHVILTWVITLILFLHDTDLRRQRENGELMQPVVFSLLVLLSVMLYFTVSLMDPGFVLSDSVKYAQGSGEELEEMIPQNPIPRLRRCGYCLLQQPMRAKHCQACKHCVRRFDHHCPWIENCVGERNHRCFIIYLAVQLLALLWAFQIAWSGFHSSGTWKLWLIVNGFLLAALCVVGVLSLVVVLLLGCHLYLISINSTTWEFMSRHRISYLKSYSDEENPFDRGILCNLWDFFCMCRTVVWEQVYYRGSHNHV, from the exons ATGTTTAAAAACGTGTTTCGATCTGATTTTCTAATTAGGACCGCACATGTCATCCTAACATGGGTTATTACACTGATACTATTCTTGCATGACACCG ATCTCCGAAGACAAAGGGAGAATGGAGAGTTGATGCAGCCTGTAGTGTTTTCCTTGCTAGTCCTGCTGTCAGTGATGCTGTATTTCACTGTCTCTCTGATGGACCCGGGCTTTGTTCTTTCTGACAGTGTCAAG TATGCCCAGGGCTCAGGTGAAGAATTGGAGGAGATGATCCCTCAAAACCCCATACCTCGCCTGCGCCGGTGTGGCTACTGTCTGCTACAG CAGCCCATGAGAGCTAAGCACTGCCAGGCCTGCAAACATTGTGTGCGGCGGTTTGACCATCACTGTCCGTGGATAGAGAATTGTGTGGGTGAGAGAAACCACCGCTGTTTCATCATCTATCTGGCTGTTCAGCTGCTTGCTCTACTCTGGGCATTCCAGATTGCTTG GTCAGGTTTCCATTCTTCTGGCACTTGGAAACTGTGGCTCATTGTGAATGGGTTTCTGCTTGCAGCGCTGTGTGTTGTAGGTGTGTTGTCCTTGGTGGTGGTCCTGCTCCTGGGCTGCCACCTCTATCTGATCTCCATCAACTCCACCACCTGGGAGTTCATGTCCCGCCACCGGATCTCCTACCTGAAGAGCTACAGTGACGAGGAGAACCCCTTTGATCGTGGCATTCTCTGTAATCTTTGGGACTTCTTCTGCATGTGCCGAACTGTGGTGTGGGAGCAGGTGTACTACAGAGGGAGCCACAATCACGTCTGA